The Polynucleobacter sp. MWH-UH2A DNA segment CGTCTCGGGCATCGTGCTTGAGGTGGAAGGTTTACCGATGAGTATTGGTGCGGGCGCCACGATACTATCGGAGTTGGGTGGTAAAACTTATGATGCTGAGTGCATCGGCTTTAATGGCGCAATTACTTATCTGATGCCGATCGATGCGATGGAGGGAATTTCTCCAGGCGCGCTCGTTTACCCAACCAATACCCCGTTTAACTCAGGAAGTGGCTATACCTCAAATAGTATTGGTGACCCACTGCCTATTGGTGAGGATTTATTGGGAAGGGTTGTTGATGGCCTGGGACGTCCGATTGATGGCAAAGGTTATGGCGAGAAACAACTTACGCCATTTATTCAAAGGACATTAAATCCGCTTGATAGAACTCCGATTCATGAGCCTCTAGATGTTGGGATTCAAGCAGTCAATGGTTTGTTGACGGTTGGTCGTGGTCAACGTGTAGGAATATTTGCCGGCTCAGGCGTTGGTAAAAGTGTTTTGTTAGGAATGCTGGCGCGTAATTGTGTTGCTGATGTGATTGTGATTGGACTTGTTGGCGAGCGCGGTCGAGAAGTGAGAGAATTTTGCGAGGATACTTTGGGTCCTGAGTCTTTTAAACGCTCCGTTGTAGTCGCAGCTCCAGCAGATGCTTCACCGCTTGCTAGATCCAAGGGTGCATCGTATGCAACCGATGTCGCAATTTGGTTTCGGGATCAAGGTAAGCATGTGGTGTTGATTGTGGATTCATTAACGCGCTATGCCATGTCTTTGCGAGAAATTGGTCTGAGCTTAGGCGAGGCACCAGTTGCACGCGGCTATCCGCCAAGTGTATTTGCCAGAATGCCTGAGTTAGTAGAGCGTGTTGGTAACGGTGCGAACCCCGATGGATCAATCACCGCC contains these protein-coding regions:
- a CDS encoding FliI/YscN family ATPase, whose translation is MSHLQPAELANQLEMRKQHLLETPLSIREGKLKRVSGIVLEVEGLPMSIGAGATILSELGGKTYDAECIGFNGAITYLMPIDAMEGISPGALVYPTNTPFNSGSGYTSNSIGDPLPIGEDLLGRVVDGLGRPIDGKGYGEKQLTPFIQRTLNPLDRTPIHEPLDVGIQAVNGLLTVGRGQRVGIFAGSGVGKSVLLGMLARNCVADVIVIGLVGERGREVREFCEDTLGPESFKRSVVVAAPADASPLARSKGASYATDVAIWFRDQGKHVVLIVDSLTRYAMSLREIGLSLGEAPVARGYPPSVFARMPELVERVGNGANPDGSITAFYTVLLEGDDTNDPVADTARGILDGHFFLSRELADSGHYPAIDVEKSISRVMPKVVSKEHLLSARRLKQLYSRYMRGRDLVSMGAYIAGTDPDLDAALAAWPKIQAFLQQEAEVTIPIDQTERLLFEIAPPTAQ